GGAGCAACTTTCCTTCTACACCCTGCGGTGTTTCATATTTCGAGAGTTAAGTATTCTTCGAAAGAGCTGCCGTGACGACTCGAGTGCCACAGGTGCCCTTACCTCTCCCGACAATACTCCTGTAATGCGATCCAGTTCCCTGAACACAAGCACGGACGGTTTCTCTGATATTGATGTTCGTGATGGGGGCTTGCAGGTGGTTGCACCGCACCTTCTCAACGTTCAACTCGCTCTCATTCTTTTTGTGCGTAACGGCCATTTTCAGGTTTTCCAACGTTGTTTGGACCTGTGGGAGCAGCAGGAGCTTGTCGAAGGGTTGGATGAGCTTCATCGCTTTCTCAATCTGCTGTCGCACTACGCACGTCGCCTTGAGAGTACAAAGTTGATATCGGTGGTGGAAACGGTACAGGAAGAGTTGCAGGGACTTGCCGAAAGACTCCGCAGTGGAGCGACTTCATGGCGGACGACAGGAGCCACGTTGTGATTATTATTGTGGATGAAACTTTTTGGTTTTGAATGTGGGAGGAGAAACggtgaaagcaaaaaaaagaaaaagaggtcCGATGTCGTTACTCGTTGTACTGAAAGTAATGCTTAATAGAGCCGCTGGGTAAGTTCGAAGAGATGTccgtttaaagaaaaaaaaaacccggTCGTTGTGCACTACCGCCTTTCGTAGGGTTGTCGAAGCGTAGCATACTTTTTTgtgagttgtttttttttaaatttgtttttcaaaaaataatgTCCATCATCGTTCGTTCAAAACTGATATTTTCTCCAATgctcaccttttttttcacacttcatttttaaaaaaaaaaatctttgcGTGCTTAACACGGATAATACAAACACTTTGCCTAGCAGGTAGGgccttttgtgtttgtgctgcgATGACATCCAGTTTTCTCGCACATCCCAAAGTCCTTTTGATGGGACTGCGCAAGTCTGGAAAGACCAGCATACAAAAGGTTGTATTTGAGGGTATGCAGCCGCACCACTGTGTGGACCTTACAACCACCGTACAACCGGAGAAGAGTACCATTTGCTCCAACGACTTTGTGAACTTTGAGGTGTGGGACTTTCCGGGGCAAACTGACCCATTCGACTTAAACAGCACGATTCACTACGACGTGGGTGCCCTCTTGGAGAACTGCGGTGCTATCGTTTTTGTGATGGATTGTGGTGAGCTGATCGACGATTCCCATGCTCGTCTCGTGGAAACCGTATGTGCTGCTTATGACCATGATCCAGAGCTCTCAGTGGAGGTGTTTATACATAAAGTGGATAAATTAAGCGAAGATCATCAGGCTGATCTGCTCACGAGTCTTCAGCGACGTGTAGAGGCCGAGGCAAGACAGCGCCTAAACGCCACCGCACAGTTGCGCTTGAACTTCAACCTAACGTCAATCTATGACCACTCTGTTTTCCAAGCCTTCTCGTTGGTGGTGCAGAAGCTCATAAAACTGCAGATCCCTTATATCACAGAGCTTCTGCAGATTCTAAATAGTAATAGCAACTTGGATCTCTCTTATTTGTTCTTGAGTAGGTCCAAAATTTTCTTGTCTGTGGACGAGCGCAATCGTGTCAAGACTCGCACATATGAAATTTGTAGTGATGCTATCGAGGTAATGATGGGAATGAATCGTATTTATAGCAAGGGGAAGGAACAGGGGGAAggtgatgaagaagaggtaaGCAGTGGTGCCCGGGGGACGGAAGCTGAGGTTTATGCCGGAGCAAACATTGTAATCAAACTTAGTAGCGATGACTGCATTTACGTTAAGGAGTTGCCAAACTCTCTTACACTCGTGTCAATGGTAAAAAATGAGTCCTTTCGTAACCGAATTCTCATTGATCATAACATCTCAGCATTCTATAACGCTGCTTATAGTATTTTCCGACGCAACTAGGGGTATTGAGTATGACCacactcctccttttttttttctgttcttttttttttcccccgcgTGTGTGCGGTTTTGACCTGCGCATCCCCAGCGACTTGTTTGTCGTTTCTGCAACCCAGTATTCTCCCTCGTCCTTCACTTATTGGATTGTTTCGTGATATCCAAGTCACGGGAAGAGCGCTGTGTTTCGCCCTCctgttgatttttttatttgtgtttatggTCACGGATGGAGTTACACAGTTATCATTTcaatttcttcctccctcttccagTCCTCCTttctactgtttttttttgttcttgttttgGACAACCGCTTGTGCGCCACCAGTTGCGTCATGCAGTTTGCGTTTCAGTTGGGTGTTGGCAAGCCGGGGAAGGGAGCACACAAGTGAGGACGAAGGGTAGAAGAGACGAATGTCTTTGCAgtgcctctttttcttttcttttcttttttttttcatttgtttcttcttctaaCTTTttgaaacatttttttttcgggtgAATCCGCACGAGGCCTCTGTCGGCGTATCTGtgttcccctttgtttttgctttcccttaacctcccacatcactcagtgtTAACACCAACTACACTATTTTTCCCATGTTGCTTTGTTTAccttatacatatatatatatatatatatacattagGAGTAGGGGAAACACGGAGGGTAAAGGACAAAGAGAGTctgaccaaaaaaaaaaacaacaacaaaaaaaaacaggtgcAAAATAACCAACACCGCACTTGTGAGAGGACTATCATCTGGACTGTCGGATAAAAGGGTGTGATTTTTGAAAACATTATTGCCGGGAAACGTAGAGGCTCGATccaaaccaaacaaacaaataggGGAAGAATTATCTGGATCAACAGAACCATCCGAACCCGAAGGGAATATATCTCGAGGTTCTGCACCACAActtggaaagaaggaaggaacaaaagagaagggatAACGGAAGGTgtagaggggaaaaaaataaaagaaaaaaaaggagggagagagagaccAGTTGGACAACTGCTATCGGAAGGAAACATAGCGCCActaatttgaaaaaaaaaaaagaaaagggttcAGTTTAAACGAATGGACTGTGTATATAACTCAGTGGGCCCCCTGTCGCCCTTCTTATGGCCTGCGCCACATGCCAACTTGGTGCCACCTGGTTATTCACCAGGAACCGTGGCTGATACGATGCTTCACATCAGTGACCTCACACTCAGTCTCGATGTGCTCGCAAAAGCATTGGATCACTCATATCATCCCGTTCTTTACGCGATGGAGACTCATCAGCTTCACACACGGGTACTTTACAAGCGTCAGTTTGATTTGATGCAGTATGGAATGGTGCTGGACGAGGTGGAACGGCTCGTTATTGTCAGGATGCCTGCGCTCTGTGGAGACTCCGGTAAGAAAGTTTCACAGGAATATGCCGCACTTTGTGAGGACGATCTCAACAGCGCTCCATGTGCCCGCCATCCCATTCTTCCTGAGCATTGTCTCATAGTTTATCAACTTCCTGCCAAAGGTGATGGCAACGATGCCGTGCCTACGCCGTTGTTCCGACTTGTGTTTCGAAACGAGTCCTTTAACGAGAGTATGAAAAGAGAACTTGCAGATAAGTTTCCGCTCTACCGGCTTCGTTCAGTATACGTGTCACACAAGATATATTACCCCCTCCGTCATCAGGTACAATTGTATAATGAAGCCTCAGCTGAGAGTGTGGGTTTACCCGACTTTGATTTGGAAGAATCCTTAGGGTTAAAACCACTCCGCCAACTTCTCACAGCATGGATGATGGTTTTGGAAGGAATTGCACCTTCGTGGTTGGTGGACAAGGGTGTTGGACCCGATGTtgttactctttttcttgcccACCACAGGCCAGAGGGAAAGTATGATGTAAAAGAGGTGTTACAGGCGTACGACCAACTTCCTGTAGAAAATCGCGTTCGATGTTCCTATTACTTAACAGCAAAGCGTATGGAACAGCGCATCAAAGTGATGCCGCGTTTCCCCAACATGATAAACACGTGGAGGAAAGGTTCCTACGATGTGGAGTACTTCAGCGAAGTTGCTTCCGGGACCGAGCCAACGAAATGTTTGGCGCCCTGTTTCCGGATGTTGCTTTGTAACAGGAAACCGGGAAGAAACTATGttgaggatgatgaggtTGCCGCATTCATACCAACAGATGCAGAATGCGAACCACTGCAGGTCTACAACACACTGGCGGCGGAACGATTACGCTTATGGGTTCTCAAAGGTCTTCTCACGGCCGAGCTGCATGGTATACACAACCTTATGATTGAATTTGATGTCGCCATGGTGGTTTCCGAATGTGTGGGTCTCCTTTGGGGCGGGGATGAGGAACAACGCCGGCGGGAGGTTATATTTCATGTATGTAAAATTATTGTAGAAACCGTAGAAGATTATGTGCAGCACAGCGGTGTTATCTGGTGCGCTACCATTGTCACGTCCGATGAAGAATCCATCCGGTCTGCAGAACTCTGCAAGGATATTTTGGAGGTCACGCAGATAGCAAAGGCCCGTGTCGAGATTGAAGAGGGACTGCGGGTCGCTTCAAGTGGGAAGGAAGATACTGAAGAGGCCCCATCCGCATCCTCAGAAACAGGTGTTAGCACGCCAGGTGACGAAAAGGAGGCCCACGAACAAGTGGATGAAGTTGCGGCGGATCCGGTTGATAACCTGTTGTGCATCCCAGGAACATTTCAGACTATAACTAATTGTCAGATAGGAGTTGTTCCTTGCAGGCAACCATTCATCACTGCTTCAAAGATTTCAGAAGATGTGAGAGATCGTGCGATGCGTTGTGGTGTGCGTCTCAGTGATGCCGAACTGTATCCTATCTTCCTTGCCCTTTCTGGTGGAGAAGAGACGGTTCCCATAAGTAAAGTGGTGGGCCTCATTTTggaaaagcaggaggaggcaACCAATACTGGTGGCAGGAGGGCGAGAGGAAGTTGCAGTATGTTGTGGCCTCATGATCATCCGATATGTGCACTTGACTTCTGTGGTGTGCCATGGGATGTGGTGAGTGTTACAAACTTCGTAAAGGGGTTCCAGAGGCGCCCATACCGTGCATGGGGGACAAAAGATTACAGAGCGTCACTCATGATGTCTGGCCGATGTGAAGAGTCGGACACACTGAATTATGTGGAATTCTCAATCATGATGCTTGCATTAGCTCGCCAGTAAAAGGTGGAATGTGTTGATGCCGATCATTTCTTCAGTATTTGTTTCCCTGTATTTACCACCCTCTCAATtcacttgttgttttatgttttctttatgTCACCTCAACTGTTGTGCGCGTGGCTTCGTCGCCATTTTGGTTGTCAAGTGCAGATGgtagagggaggaaaaaggcgCACACTTCAGTTGAGCGCTCGTTTCACTATGTATTCTATCaccttcttctgttttgtttttcatttttcgctACTTCAATGTTGTGTACATGTCGTCGATGATTAATTCTTCCCGATGTGTGCTCCTATGTATGTCTGTGAGCAGGAGGGAAAGGGCGGGTGTGATGCTTGgaggtaacaaaaaaaaaaaaagaatcggtAGCttgccttcttctttccctccttcgaAGAACAACGAGCGCCTGCTGCAAAAACAATTTTCTCTGTTTTGCATTTAGAAGGTTGTTTCTTCAGTTATGTCGCAGAAATGTAGGTCCGAcaatcttcttttctttttcttttatctcgTTTTGTAGATCTCTACCACATGTGCGTATGCCAAAGGTGTAATTAAAGCAGGTAGGAGGAAcgagaggaaggagaaaaaaaaaagaacatggATTTATGTTGTTTCCCTACATCAGAGCAGACCACGTCTGTAATATGCGGTACCAACCTTCTCTGCACTTTACTGTAAATGTCTGCGAGATCACGTGATGTACACAAATTGGCTGCGTTCCTCTCACCACGTTGGATGCTGGAAAGGACACACGAACGAGGACagagaaacaataacaacaaaaaaaaaagaaaagaagcaacaacttATGATGACAATATTATTTCTTAGTTTCTGATCCGTGATTTGATTGACACAAGCACTGTCTGTGCGAACGTATCGAGAACCTGATTATATTGTCTTTAAAAATCCCCTCCTTTAcattatttccctcctttaccTTATTTTCCTATCTCTTATACATGACGAGACCTAACGGTAACTCTCTGGAAACTCATCCCCTCTTTTCTGTAGATGTGTTTCCTCATCGGTTCCCGGAGAAACCCTTTACGTGTTTCCTTCAGCGCAACTCAAACTGTCGGTTGGATTGTTGTTTAGTTTTAGGGCCAACCTTGTGGGTTTATGTGGAAGAATGAGATTGAGAAAAAAGGTATGACGATTGTTTTATCGATATGTTTTGTGTCTAtttctcctctctctttACTGCACTTGCCTTCGTTTCATTCGCGTTTTCTTCACGTTGGCTTTTTCCCCaccggtgtgtgtgtgtgtgtgtgtctttgtTTCTCGTGCCGCCTCCAAGAAGTCAAAGCTATTAGAGTAAAgccgcaagaaaaaaaataaataaatatatttacgtATATTAcaacgaaaggaaagtaaaaggaaaaaaaaaggattatTATCAATGTCTGCAACCGTCGCACAGCGCCCTTCTACGGCGCAGGAACGTATTCTTGCTTCCAACTGCCCTCcgccgccaccaccgccCCCGGGATCCCCGTCGCACCGCCAGCGCGCCGCATACAACAACTTCGGCAGTGGCGTCTCCGCAATGTTTGGATTTCAACCAACGGGCCTCGTCACCGCCATTGAAAATGAGACACAGGGACCAGTTGTCACTCGCAGGACAAAGTACCGTGACACCTCTGAGATCATTCTCGGACCCAGCAAACCTTCTCAAATAAAGCACGGTGTCCGCCGCTATGATGGTCATGACGACTGCTCTGTGGGTTTGGCTCTTACCGACACTTGGATTCGCGGTTACGCCGATGATGAGGAGCCTCCCGCCCATGTCGTGAGGCAAAGGGGCCCGAAGGATAACCTTGAGGGAAATTGCTGCCGTGTCAAGACTGAGGAAACGAAACCACGCAAAATGCTTGCTCCAGGAAACCCACCTCCAAGGACGACAAGGCCTCCATACAGCGTTCCAGAGTATGATGGGAACAATGCTGAGGAAACCTGCCCCAAGCGCCTCTACAGGCACAAAGACAGCGGTAACATCATCTGCCCCGAGCCTTTGCCAAAGGGCACAGTTATCGATGACCGACCACGCGGAACGGTGCGCTCGCACCGCAACCGGTCGAACGAGTCCGTTGATGTACTCAACCTTGGCCAGTACAGCAGTGAGCAGCTCAATGAAGTGGAGCGGAAACTCGTTGCAGGGCCTCGTGAATTCATTCCTCCTCCACTGCCTCCTCGCCAACGCCCAATCATCGCCCGTGTGCACACTCCTGCAAACGCAACCCACGACATTTTCGGTACTGGCCAAGGTGTTGAAGATATTGAGCCAGTCCACTGCAAGAAACGCGGTGAGAGCGCCCCGAAACGCTCTGGTGAGTTTGACATCTTCGATCCCACTCCACTACCGCAGCAACCCACGAAGGGGTACAACCCAAGCGATTTGTTGGTGTACGATGAGCCGTATGTTTCTGTGCAGGAGAAGCGTGAGAAGGCGGCTCGTGAGGCCCGTCGCAACCCTGAAAAGTATTGCCCAGGAAATGTTGTTACGTCTTCGCACAAGATAGAAAAGAAGACGGAAAGTGG
This region of Trypanosoma brucei gambiense DAL972 chromosome 10, complete sequence genomic DNA includes:
- a CDS encoding small GTPase, putative, with translation MTSSFLAHPKVLLMGLRKSGKTSIQKVVFEGMQPHHCVDLTTTVQPEKSTICSNDFVNFEVWDFPGQTDPFDLNSTIHYDVGALLENCGAIVFVMDCGELIDDSHARLVETVCAAYDHDPELSVEVFIHKVDKLSEDHQADLLTSLQRRVEAEARQRLNATAQLRLNFNLTSIYDHSVFQAFSLVVQKLIKLQIPYITELLQILNSNSNLDLSYLFLSRSKIFLSVDERNRVKTRTYEICSDAIEVMMGMNRIYSKGKEQGEGDEEEVSSGARGTEAEVYAGANIVIKLSSDDCIYVKELPNSLTLVSMVKNESFRNRILIDHNISAFYNAAYSIFRRN